AACGAGGAGATGTATGGGGAGTCGAGGcgacaagaaaaaaaaacaaggTCGTGAAAATTACGTCTCGGGTCACTTGTAGATTCAGGCACGAAGCACCCCGGGACTGGCTGAGACCCCTTCCACAGCTAAGCTAGGTAGGTACTTACCTCAGTACCCCCCTATTCTCAGACTCTTTTATGATTGCATTCCAAAATCTAATAGATGCCTATGTAGTCCATTAAAACTCCTCCCATCGGGTAAGGTCCATGGGCCTGGCCAGACGGGGGACGACGTAAGGGTCAAAGGTCTGTGGCAGGACGATTAGCTGTCATCTTTGCATAGCTTCTTCCAACGAATGTATGCTTACCTTCCAGTACTAAATCGATAGACAGCATAAAAAATCATTCGCATAAGCATATATGTCCTGATATACAAAGGTATTTTTGACTTACGGGGTTACTCAAATGATACTGCTGTGAAGACTCCTGTTCGTATCTCTCGACGATACAGAATTTGGTCTCGTCTTTGGGATCCTGCATGACATGCCAGTCAATAGTCTACGGCCATAAGGGTCAATCATGTATCCCTCTATATATCAAagtggaaaagaaaaggcgtacctccttgtcctttctGTAAACCTCGGCGGCCTCCTTCAGCTTGGCCTTGATCTCCTCGACGTGCTCCTGTAATAGAAAGCATGGATGTCAGCGAGATGCAAAGGCGAAGCGAGAAATAAATAGAAGGAGACGTACGGGAAGGGACTGGAGGTGAACAACAATAACATAGACCATGTTGGAATTTGGATACCTGTTCGACTGCGAGGTGATGAATGAACCGGGGATGAACGAAGGAATACAGAAAGATCAGCGGGGTGTGCGATTGTATATGTTGTTGTAACAAAGGAATGTGTCAAGTCTTTGGGGCTAAAGACTTACCCTTTAGGGTTGTGAATATCGAGCTGGAGTTAACGTGCGTACCTACTGCTCGAATCAAAATGGTTGATTGACGGAGAAAACCCCTATCATTTCATCCGTCGCACGCACGCACGCAAGAATAATGCCGCCCACAACAAGCGACACAAGCGACAAAAGTGGAGGCCATGTGCCTGGTCCAGATGCCACTTGCCGCATAGATCGGCGGTGGCCGCCTCTCCGGCTGATCCATTAACCGGACCGAACGCTATTGACCTACTACGTACAACGAAATATTTATATTTACTTTTGACTTGTAAGCATACCTAAACACAACATATCCACCACATCAtgtctcctcctccacccctAACGCCAGACCCAAAGTCCACCTTCAGGCCAGACTTATTCAAAGGCAAAGTCCTCTTCTGCACAGGAGGCAGAAGCGGTATCTGCTACCAGATCGTCGAGACCATGATGTCGCTTGGTGTCGACGCAGCCATTGTCGGTCGAGAGTAAGCATCTCGTCATATAGCGTCCTTTTGGGAAAGCTTAATAATGGCCTGGGTGACCACCGTAGTGCCAAAGGCCTCGAGGAATCTGCGAAAAAGCTAGAAGCGTCGACAGGCGGAAAATGCATTCCAGCGCCAGCCGATGTGCGACAGCCAGATCAGCTAAAAGATGCCGTGAAGCGTACACAAGAGGCTTTTGGTAGGATTGACTTTGTCATCTGCGGTATGTCCCCATGATACCTCCGTATGCTCAGAGAATAAGGCATACTGATACTCGGTATAGGCGCCGCTGGCAACTTCCTCGCCCCCATCTCTGGTCTCTCCGAACGCGCGTTCCGCACCGTCATCGAGATCGACCTCTTAGGCACTTACAACACACTCAAAGCTACACTCCCCCTCGTCCGTGCATCTCGTGGTTCATACGTCCACATCTCTGCCACACTCCACTACAGAGGGGTGCCCTACCAGTCTCATGTGGGCGCTGCTAAAGCCGGTGTGGACGCTCTGAACCATTCGATCGctgtggaggaaggacCATGGGGTGTAAGGTCGAATGTGATTGCGCCTGGGTATGTTCATATCTTTCCAAgcccatcttcttttaaaaaggaaaatgacTGACTCCTGCTTCTGTTAGACCGATCGCAGAGACCGTCGGCATGGACAAGCTGGGCACCAAAGGCCGTAAGGTAGAACGCGAGGTGCCGCTAGGTCGACTAGGAAGTACTGGTCAGTTCTCTCCCACTCTCCTGGCCACATGAAGTATGAAACAGTCCACTGACGGAGAGTGGATATCAGTGGATATCGCAAATGCCGCGGTGTTCTTATTCTCTCCTGCATCCGCTTGGATTACCGGGGCCACCCTCGTACGCCCTCGTTTTAATGCCTGGCCGCGTTCCTCTGCAGGGAAAACAAAGATCCCAAGCTGACTCGATGAATAGGTGGTTGATGGTGGTGAACACCATATCCGATCGACGATGCTCCCATATCCCGAAAGTTTGCTTGACCCAGAGAGCGTCAAGAGTCTTATCAAGCCACGACTTTAAATATCAATAGCTAAGAAGAAATTGTGTTGTATCAACGTCTTAATTCAAAGTATAGCAAAAATGAATGTAGAAGACATTGTAACCATTCCGGTAGCTGTTTCTTGTCCAGATCATATCATTGTTCATCACATGACAACATATGGCAAGTTCATCCTACAAAGAACACAACTCTTATTACAGGGTGCTATTTTCTCTCGTTTACTATTGCCTCCTGCCTCTGTACATATCCGGTACAGGATTTGCTCTGATAACtgtctcttttctccttcgccGGtactccatctcctcttccatctctttcctctgccTTTCCTCGgcctcctttttctctttttcctccattttctctttcacagCTTGATCAAACACTGCACGCTGTTGTGCCCTGAGAGCAGAGGATTTACCGGGTGTATGTCCACGGATAGGAACTGTACGCTGAAGGACCCCAGGCCGGTTGGCATGTGATTTCGTACATGACTCTGTAGTGGGAGGTCTGttcaaagaggaagacgtaGATGAGAGTCGTTCAAAAACACCACGGACAGCAGCTATATCATGGATCTTTTCTACGTCGCGCACTTTGATTGGTTCCGCGGCAACCTTGTGGCCCTTTCCGGGCGGTGGCAGTTTGGCAAGCGCCGCAGATGCAAATGCGGATGTACTGGCgggacgaagatgaggagggtTATTCTTTGAATTTGGAGATGACGGCCCTGTTTTACTGACAGGTTTGGTGTTTGGCTGCGTACGGGATGGTTGGAGCGGTCCTCGACTAGGGACTTTGGAAATAGCCACAACTGTAGCTTTTGCAACGAGGGGTTGCTGCTTAGCTCGTTGTTCCTTCGCCTCGACATCTCTCTGAGGAGGGGCGCGTACATGAAGAGGACGTGAAAAGGGGACGGGCTTCGTAAGGGTCCTCACATGAGACACCCCTTCGCTTTCCTTCCGCCTGATTCGACCCGACTGAGATACAGTAGCTTCtactctctccttttcatcaaTTGTTGGCGCTACCTTCAGTGGATCGAAAAGCAGCTTTTCCTTAGTctgctcttcatctttttgcCCCTTCGGATAAATCTCGACCGTTGCAGGCGTCGCCGGGCGTATTAGGCCTGATATAAAGTTCACGACCTTTTCACCTATCGACGAGCGCCGTGATTCCCTTCTCTTTAGAGAGCCGTTATGGGGAACGTCGGGCGCGGGCTCGCCATTGTCGTATGGTTGCGGAGTAAGTGTGACAGTCTGGAGCTGTGATGTGTTGGGGAGAGGGACCGACGATTGTTGAGTGTGACTTGACTCAGTTGCGGAGGGATTTGGGACTTTTTGATTTCCTTTCTCAGCTGGAACTTCATGGCTTTCCTTCGCCGCTAACACGGTTGACTTGGCTAGATAGCGAGACAAGGCTGAGCTCTTTTCTGAGACGGTTTGGGCCGGGCGAGAAGACTCTGGTTGCTATGAAAGTCGTAAACGGTGCTGTCAAGGATAACAAGCAAGTTACTTACCTGTGCATGGTGACTTGTAGAATTGTTAGATGGTTCCGATTTGGAGCCGTCAGCATGAAGCCGGGCTTTCAATCGAGCACTGGCAGTGTTTGATGAAGTCGTGGACTGGTTATAAGgttgagatgatgatgatgcgaaagcaacagaagaagttggAGCTTTGTTTGCCTTGAGTCGTGTCTCCTCTTGCGTTTTCACTACAGAGGAGGGTGTCATGATAATGGATATCTGCGGTATAGGAGTAAGGCTCGACCGTCGATTCGAGTCAGATAACCTCCGTGAGAAAAGGTCAtcgttcttctccttcggTCTTCTCGCTTAGGGTTGTGCAAAATGATAATCAGCAAATTGCACACAAAATTGTATTGTCGAATTAGAAAACTCACGTCGTTTTGATGGGCCAGCGACACTCAACGGAGTAGGGCTACCTTCGCGCTTGTGCGCCAAGCGAGACGTGGCTGTCGCAGAAGACGTTGAAGAATCCGAGATCGTAGTACTTGTGGATATTGCAGACGTGCTG
This Cryptococcus neoformans var. neoformans JEC21 chromosome 9 sequence DNA region includes the following protein-coding sequences:
- a CDS encoding expressed protein, which encodes MVYVIVVHLQSLPEHVEEIKAKLKEAAEVYRKDKETIDWHVMQDPKDETKFCIVERYEQESSQQYHLSNPYWKTFDPYVVPRLARPMDLTRWEEF
- a CDS encoding 2,4-dienoyl-CoA reductase, putative, producing MSPPPPLTPDPKSTFRPDLFKGKVLFCTGGRSGICYQIVETMMSLGVDAAIVGRDAKGLEESAKKLEASTGGKCIPAPADVRQPDQLKDAVKRTQEAFGRIDFVICGAAGNFLAPISGLSERAFRTVIEIDLLGTYNTLKATLPLVRASRGSYVHISATLHYRGVPYQSHVGAAKAGVDALNHSIAVEEGPWGVRSNVIAPGPIAETVGMDKLGTKGRKVEREVPLGRLGSTVDIANAAVFLFSPASAWITGATLVVDGGEHHIRSTMLPYPESLLDPESVKSLIKPRL